A window from Chlamydia gallinacea 08-1274/3 encodes these proteins:
- a CDS encoding autotransporter outer membrane beta-barrel domain-containing protein, with product MEMSIQGADYHRGFWVSGIASFLNRSGTPTQRKFRHSGAGYALGVLATTPTEDIFSAAFCQLFGRDKDYLVSKNKSDVYAGSVYYQHISFWDVWNQLLQNMLGTQAPLVLNAQLAYSHASNDMKTNMTTTYAPPNTVFPEIRGEWGNDCFAVELGAKTPIEFQTWRFFDSYSPFLKFQLVYAHQEDFKENNSSEGRYFESSHLTNLAMPLGVKFERFSDENQASYDLTLAYSPDLVRSNPDCLVSLLVSPTTGVWTTYGTNLARQAFIVQAGTHLAPTPSMEIFSQFGFELRGSSRNYTVDLGTKFQF from the coding sequence ATGGAAATGAGTATCCAAGGTGCGGATTACCATAGAGGGTTCTGGGTATCGGGAATAGCGAGCTTTCTAAATCGCAGTGGAACACCCACACAAAGGAAATTCCGCCATTCAGGTGCAGGTTATGCTTTAGGAGTCTTAGCAACAACCCCTACAGAAGATATCTTCTCAGCAGCCTTCTGCCAATTGTTCGGAAGAGATAAAGATTACTTAGTCTCTAAGAATAAATCGGATGTATATGCAGGATCTGTTTACTACCAACACATTTCTTTCTGGGATGTGTGGAACCAACTGCTTCAGAATATGTTAGGGACACAGGCACCTTTAGTTCTTAATGCCCAGTTGGCTTATAGTCATGCGTCCAACGACATGAAAACCAACATGACAACGACATACGCCCCCCCTAATACAGTCTTTCCAGAGATTCGTGGAGAGTGGGGCAATGACTGCTTTGCTGTTGAGCTAGGAGCTAAGACACCTATAGAATTCCAGACATGGAGATTTTTCGACAGTTATTCTCCTTTCCTGAAGTTCCAGTTGGTATATGCTCATCAAGAAGACTTTAAGGAGAACAATAGTTCTGAGGGTAGGTATTTTGAGAGTAGTCATCTGACGAATTTAGCTATGCCTTTAGGTGTGAAATTTGAGAGATTTTCAGATGAAAATCAAGCGTCGTATGACCTTACTCTTGCGTATTCTCCCGATCTTGTAAGAAGCAATCCTGATTGTTTAGTGTCGTTGTTGGTCAGTCCTACAACAGGCGTGTGGACAACTTATGGAACGAATCTTGCAAGACAAGCCTTCATTGTCCAGGCAGGAACACATCTAGCTCCAACACCTAGCATGGAAAT
- a CDS encoding polymorphic outer membrane protein middle domain-containing protein — MKYSIYLFLVSSGMIASTSLGFADPTEKNLDSSTSYNGNTASSSFTPLTTSDSNGTQYICTGDVCIMYAGTASSGTTNTALSTSCFQESQGDLSFVGNGYSLCFDNVKATSKPSVIEVGSTNKNLSLSGFSLFSCTSCPPGTTGNGAIKSSGSTTLSNDAKLMFDRNCSTDNGGAITCKGCTIQNTSGSAIFINNSSAKSGGAIYSTSATTISSNNQVMFSGNSTTGSSSSSGGAIWCSDTSTNNLDLKFEGNKELIFSGNSSTTSGGAIYADKLTIVTGGPTLFTRNSVKSTSSPTGGAICINSTNGECSLTAELGDLIFDGNTIITTSGSTTTKRNAIDLGTSGKFTTLNAREGYGIYFYDPIANNGNTATTLELNKASGSDTYTGQIVFSGERLSASEKAEADNLKSYFKQPIKVGAGSLVLRDGVTLEANKVEQTAGSAVVMDLGTTLQTPSTGGETITLENLEINVASLGGGGVLLPRSLHRQQVKTSLSIMLI, encoded by the coding sequence ATGAAGTATTCGATTTATTTGTTTTTAGTGTCTTCGGGGATGATAGCGTCTACGTCGTTAGGTTTTGCGGATCCTACGGAGAAGAATTTGGACTCATCTACGAGTTATAACGGAAATACAGCTAGCTCAAGCTTCACTCCATTAACTACTTCTGATTCTAACGGAACGCAATATATTTGTACTGGTGATGTTTGCATTATGTATGCGGGGACAGCTTCTTCAGGGACAACGAACACGGCGTTGAGTACTAGCTGCTTTCAAGAAAGTCAAGGAGATCTTTCATTTGTAGGTAACGGGTATTCCTTATGTTTTGATAATGTTAAAGCAACATCGAAACCTTCCGTTATAGAAGTAGGCAGTACTAATAAAAATTTATCTTTATCTGGATTTTCTTTATTTTCATGTACTTCGTGTCCTCCAGGGACTACGGGGAATGGAGCAATAAAATCATCAGGATCTACAACTTTGAGTAATGATGCGAAGCTTATGTTTGATAGGAACTGCTCCACGGATAATGGAGGAGCGATTACTTGTAAAGGTTGTACGATTCAGAATACTTCAGGATCTGCGATTTTTATTAACAACAGTTCGGCTAAAAGTGGGGGAGCAATATATTCTACCAGTGCAACGACGATATCTTCTAACAATCAAGTGATGTTTTCTGGGAACTCTACGACGGGGAGTTCGAGCTCTTCAGGAGGGGCTATCTGGTGTTCGGATACATCCACTAATAATTTAGATTTGAAATTTGAGGGGAACAAAGAGCTGATATTTTCAGGGAATAGTTCTACGACGAGTGGAGGAGCGATTTATGCGGATAAGTTGACGATAGTGACGGGAGGTCCGACTTTGTTTACGAGGAACTCTGTGAAATCGACATCATCACCTACAGGAGGAGCGATTTGTATTAATAGTACGAATGGCGAATGTAGTTTAACAGCGGAGTTGGGTGATTTAATATTTGATGGGAATACTATTATCACTACAAGCGGATCTACGACTACGAAACGCAATGCGATTGACTTAGGTACGAGTGGGAAGTTTACTACATTGAATGCTCGTGAAGGTTATGGGATCTACTTTTATGATCCTATTGCTAATAATGGAAATACTGCGACTACGCTTGAATTAAACAAAGCAAGTGGTTCTGACACCTATACAGGACAGATTGTTTTTTCAGGGGAGAGGTTATCTGCGTCTGAGAAAGCAGAAGCTGATAACTTAAAATCTTACTTTAAGCAGCCGATTAAGGTTGGAGCGGGTTCTTTAGTTCTTAGAGATGGAGTGACTTTAGAAGCGAATAAAGTTGAGCAGACAGCGGGTTCAGCTGTTGTTATGGATTTGGGTACTACTTTACAAACTCCAAGTACTGGAGGAGAAACGATTACTTTAGAAAACCTCGAGATTAACGTAGCATCTCTGGGGGGGGGGGGGGTACTCCTGCCAAGATCTCTTCACAGACAGCAAGTAAAAACGTCACTATCAATAATGTTAATTTAG
- a CDS encoding transglutaminase family protein, translating to MYRLRLVFILLTFVVLVQGSERETSSYKKCQCEHVETFWNLDPYCLERLCACFFLYQDQQSAQRLVNFFPELSIEEMRILSQVILLSKQPQYRFSSQDISVMKKLSLPGIFLFCSRDESQDITPEEDLARALILAEFPGEEEKARYYTCYLDILALRAYIERKRYLDTEHYAFGSENYYRATIDALNTILFYEEEIRYPSKNEMFADEFSILSSVADRKFGVCLGVSSLYLSLAQRLLLPLESVTPPGHIYLRYGEGKINIETTAGGRHLPTEQYCDCISAQELKVRSCKEILGLTFINKGSFAMQKQSYDSAEVAYEKAREYVEDRELDELLGIVKILKGKRKEGEALLQRAAHAKSVGEDYLQGNMDRATLQLLFTHPGTTYEEIVNYEVSLKKAWKKFPKCMEVRRRLASVAMHLGKISEAIAFLEQCAQEAQDDIALHLKLSKLFFERHDYVKARQYFFVAKHLIDKEGINPKKSFTLYREMKQKIFSIAP from the coding sequence ATGTATAGGCTTAGGCTAGTCTTCATTTTGTTAACTTTTGTTGTTTTAGTTCAAGGAAGTGAAAGGGAGACAAGTTCTTATAAGAAATGCCAATGTGAACACGTAGAGACATTTTGGAATTTAGATCCTTACTGTTTAGAACGTCTATGCGCATGCTTTTTCTTATATCAGGATCAACAAAGTGCTCAGCGATTAGTTAATTTTTTCCCAGAATTATCTATAGAAGAAATGAGAATTTTATCTCAGGTGATTTTGTTGTCTAAGCAACCTCAGTATCGTTTTTCTTCTCAAGATATTTCTGTAATGAAGAAATTGTCTTTACCAGGGATTTTCTTATTTTGTAGCAGAGACGAATCCCAAGACATTACTCCCGAAGAGGATTTAGCCAGGGCATTAATACTTGCAGAGTTTCCAGGGGAAGAGGAGAAAGCACGATATTATACGTGTTATCTCGATATTTTAGCTTTACGGGCGTATATCGAACGCAAACGTTATTTAGATACTGAGCACTATGCTTTCGGATCTGAGAACTACTATAGAGCAACTATAGATGCTCTTAATACGATTTTATTTTATGAGGAAGAGATTCGTTATCCTTCAAAAAATGAAATGTTTGCTGATGAATTTTCTATTCTTTCTTCAGTAGCGGATAGAAAATTTGGTGTTTGCTTAGGGGTTTCTTCTTTATATTTATCTTTAGCTCAGCGTTTATTGCTTCCTTTGGAATCAGTTACTCCTCCAGGGCATATTTATCTGCGCTATGGAGAGGGGAAAATTAATATTGAGACAACTGCAGGAGGTCGACATTTACCCACAGAACAATATTGCGATTGTATTAGTGCTCAAGAGCTGAAAGTCCGTTCTTGTAAGGAGATACTAGGACTTACCTTTATTAATAAAGGTTCGTTTGCTATGCAAAAACAATCTTATGACAGCGCAGAAGTTGCTTATGAAAAAGCAAGAGAATATGTCGAAGATCGAGAATTAGACGAATTGCTCGGCATAGTAAAAATTTTAAAAGGAAAGAGAAAGGAAGGCGAGGCTTTGCTTCAAAGGGCAGCACACGCCAAATCTGTAGGGGAGGATTACCTTCAAGGTAATATGGATAGAGCAACTTTGCAATTGCTTTTTACACATCCCGGAACTACTTACGAAGAAATTGTCAATTATGAAGTTTCTTTAAAAAAAGCTTGGAAAAAGTTTCCCAAATGTATGGAAGTACGTCGTAGGTTAGCTTCTGTAGCGATGCATTTGGGAAAAATATCCGAAGCTATTGCTTTTTTAGAGCAGTGTGCTCAAGAAGCACAAGATGATATTGCTTTACATCTGAAACTTAGCAAGCTTTTTTTTGAGAGGCATGACTATGTTAAAGCTAGACAGTATTTTTTTGTTGCTAAGCATCTAATAGATAAAGAGGGTATAAATCCTAAGAAATCTTTTACCTTATATCGTGAGATGAAACAAAAGATATTCTCAATAGCTCCTTGA